The Aeromonas veronii genome includes the window TCACCTCGGTGGACGAGGTGCTCAGGCTCGCGGAGGATCTGGGCTAAGCCATGAGCAGCTTCAACTACAAGGGACGCGACAGTCAGGGCAATGCCGTCAGCGGCAGCCTGGAGGCGGCGAGCGAGATGGCCGCCGCCGAGCAGCTGATGCGCCGTGGCGTGATGCCGACCGAGCTCAAACCCGGCAGGGCGAAATCCGCCAGCATCGACTGGTCCCTGCTGCTGGAGGGCAGCGTCAAGCTCGAAGAGCTGGTGGTGTTCAGCCGCCAGATGTACGCTCTGACCCGGGCCGGCATCCCCATACTGCGGGCCATCGCCGGGCTGGAGGATAGCACCCACAGCAAGCCGCTGAAGCGGGCGCTGCACGCACTGGGGGAAGATCTCGGCAATGGACGCCCCCTGTCGAGCGCCATGCAATCCCATCCCAAGGTGTTCAGCAACCTGTTTGTCTCCATCATCCACGTGGGGGAGAACACGGGTCAGCTGGAAGAGGCTTTCCTGCAGCTCGCCAACTATTTCGATCTGGAGCTGGAGACCCGCAAGCGGATCAAGACCGCCATGCGCTATCCCAGCTTCGTGATGGCTGCCATCGCCATCGCCATGGTGATCCTCAACATCATGGTGATCCCGGTGTTTGCCGGCATGTTTGCCAAGTTCGGGGTGGAACTGCCGTTGGCGACCCGGATCCTGCTCGCCACCTCCCACTTCTTCGTCCATTACTGGTGGCTGCTGCTCGCCATCCTGGCGGGCGCCGTCATCGGCTGGCGGCGCTGGGTCGCCACGACCCGGGGCAAGCTGACCTGGCACAGATGGCAGCTGCGACTGCCCATCGTCGGCACCATCATAGAACGCTCCCTGCTGGCGCGCTTCGCCCGCAGCTTCTCCATGATGCTCAAGGCCGGGGTGCCGCTGAACCAGGCGCTGACCCTGGTGGCGGATGCGGTGGACAACGCCTGGATGGCGGACCGGATCCGCGACATGCGTGCCGGGATCGAGCGGGGGGAGAGCCTGCTGCGCACCGCCGGTGGCAGCGGCCTGTTTACCCCATTGGTGATGCAGATGATCGCGGTGGGGGAGGAGACGGGTCAGGTGGACGACCTGCTGCACGAGGCGGCGGAATACTACGAGCGGGAGGTGGACTACGACCTCAAGAGCCTCACCGCCCGCATCGAACCCATCCTGATCGGCATCGTCGCCGTCATGGTGCTGGTGCTGGCGCTCGGTATCTTCACACCCATGTGGGACATGATGCGGGCGGTGCGTGGTCAGTCATGAGTAGCGAGCATCTTCGCGGTTTTAAGGGTGGTCAAGGTCGGTAGGAGCAGGGATGAGCAGACAGTCCGAACAGGATGAGCGCTGGCTGGGAGGGTATCGGCGGCTGGCCGCCGTGATCCTGCTGCTGGTCATCATCGCCACCCTGGCCATGAGCTATCGCAGCCACAGGGAACAGGCGCTGGCGGTGAGCGTGACGCTGCTGGGGGAGCAATTTGCCGAGCGAGTCCAGCGTCTGCACGGGCGCTGGCTCGATGAGCGACGACCCGAAGTGTTGCATGCCGAGGGGGTCGCCTGGCAGTTCGATGAGCGGGGCTGGCCCCTCGGGGTATTGCCGCTGCAATCCCCATCTGATGATTGTCGTCAGCTGTGGTTGACCCTGATCGGTGATGGGGGGCAGAACCTGCCGCCGCTGGAAGCCCTGGTCAGCCGGGATGGGAGAGGCTGTGAATACGGCTGGGAAACCCAACGGCTGCACTACCGGTTCGGGGATGGGCGGGTGCAACTGCTGCCCTGAGCCAGATGACACTTAACCTGTGACATGATTTTTTTCTAACCGCATGAAATAATGCGGACAATGACGGAGGCAGCATGGCAGCAACAAGAGTGATATCCGGCCGCGGACCCGGCCAGATGGCGGGTTTTTCCCTGATCGAACTGGTGATCGTCATCGTGATCCTGGGGATCCTGGCGGTCACCGCATTGCCCCGTTTCCTCGACGTCACCGACGAGGCGAAGAAGGCCAGCGTGGAGGGGGTATCCGGCGGTTTCGCGACCGGGGTGTCGCTGGTGCGGGCCCAGTGGGAAGCGGAAGGACGCGCCAAGCAGGACGGTCTCAATACCGTACTCTACGACGGGTCGCGTTTCTATTTGACGACGCCAACCGACACTCAGGTCAATAACGGCGAGCTCTCCCCGGGGTATCCTATGGACACGTCTGCGAGCGGCAATGCCGATGTAAATCCGGCCAATCTGACGGCCCAGCGCTGTCTCTATATTTGGGAGGGATTGCTGCAAAATCCTCCCAAGGCGACTGCCAGCTTCGATGAAGTGCGCGGTAGCGGCAATGACCTGAAGTTTTATGCAACGGTGAGCAGCAACGGACTGGATTCGGTTTGCCGTTACTATCTGGTCAACAGCCTGAGCAAAGGCAGTGATGGACGCTATCAAGACCCGCAAGGGAGCACGAGTGAGTTCATGAGTTTCAGTTATCGCCCGGCCTCCGGCCAGGTCATTACCAATATCAATTGATTAACCGAGGAAAATGCAATGAAGAAGCAAGCGGGTTTTACCCTGATCGAACTGGTGATCGTCATCATCATTCTGGGCATTCTGGCGGTCACCGCCGCACCCAAGTTCCTGAATCTGCAGGATGATGCGCGTACTTCCACTCTGAAAGGGGTCGAGGGTTCTCTGAATTCTGCCGGTGCCATGGTGTATAGCAAAGCCGTGATTGCGGGCAAGGACACTAATGATTCCGATACGCTGGATATCGGTAATGGTGTCAATGTAGGAATTGCCTACGGTTACCCGAAGGCTACTCAGGCAGACTTGGAAAATGTGCTGCAACTGAGCTCTAACGATTGGAGCTTTGGTACTCCTGCGTCCAGCAGCATCAAGATTTTCCCGGCAGGTATTTCAGCCGCTACAGCGACTGACTGCTTCGTCACCTATACCCAAGCAGCCTCTGGTTCTCAGCCGACCTCTGAAGTTACCGCCTGTAAATAAGCCAAACCAATAAGCAAAGTAGAGAGAGGTTGTCCTCTCTCTACTTCTTTCTAGGGTTGTTCATCATGATGGAACAGGACGACGGTTTTACCCTGATAGAACTGGTGATAGTGATCCTGTTACTCGGGATTCTGGCCGCCTTTGCCGTGCCCAAATGGCTGGGCAAAGGCGGCTTTGAAACCCATACCCTGCGCGATGAACTGGTGGCCCGGCTGCGGTTGGTGCAGACCATGAACATGCAGGAAGGGGTGGCGCGCTGCACCCAGCTGGTGGTGGAGACCAATCGCTTCGCTCATCTGACCCAGACGGGCAGTTGTGCGTCCGGGTCCGTCATCGATAACTGGAAGGCGGATGAACAGGTCCGTGGGCGAGTGGTCAAGGCTTCCGGCAGTATCTCCCTGCCTCAGGGCAGCTTTTCTTTCGACAAGCGCAGCGGCCGCCCCCTATCCCCGTCAGCCTGCATCAGCGGTTGTAACCTGATGGTGAGCGATGGTGGGGAGAGTGCCCGTCTGCGTATCGAGCCCGAAGGCTATATTCATGCCCTTCCCTAATGCCCGCCGCGGCTTCACTCTGATCGAGTTCATCGTCGGCATCGTGCTGCTGGCGGTGGCGCTCACCGGCATCCTGGGGCTGCTTGTCAACCAGGCCCCCCAGGCAGTGGATCCGGTGCAGCAGGTACGGGCCGCCCAGCTGGCCCAGCGCATCTTAAGCGAGGTGCTGGAGAAGTCCTTCGATGAGCATTCCGATCACAATGGCGGGCGTTTTCGCTGCGGCGAGACGGCCGGAAGCCCGGCGGTGGCCTACCCGGCCTGCACCGACAGCGCCAGCTATGGCCCGGACAGTGGCGAGACGCGTCCCTACCAGTTCAATGACGTGGATGATTACCAGACCAGCGCCATCTGCGCCAAGGGGTTGGCCAGATGCGACGGCGGCTGGGTGCCGGCCAATTTCTTCGGTGCCAGGAGTGGTGCTGGTCTGGATGCGAGCGAGTATCGCCAGTTCGGGGTCCGGATCCGGGTGAGCGGGGCAGACTTGACCAAGAATGACTTGCCCACTTGCAGCGGCCCCTGCTTCACCGGCAAGCGCGTCGAGCTGTGGGTACGCTTGCCGGATCGCAGCGAACTGGCCTTTACCCTCTATCGAGGGAACTACTGATGCGGGCGGCACGGGGTTTCACTCTGGTGGAGCTGGTCATGGTGATCCTGCTGCTCGGGGTCATGGCGACCTTCACCAGCCAGTTTATCGGCATCGGCACCCAGATTTACGGGGATGCCAGCAGCCGCGAGCAACTGATGAGTGATGCCCGCTTCGCCATGGAGCGGCTCAACCGCGAGCTGCGCGATGCGGTGCCCGGCTCTGTGCGCGTGGAGGACGCCGCTGGCGGCTTGAAGGAGCAGGGGCCTTGCCTGCGCTTCTGGCCCATCGCCACCACCAGTCGCTATCTGGGGCCGGCGGCGATCACGGCCCTCAACATTGTCGCGCCAGCTAAATTGCCTGCCAAAAATGACCTGGCCATCATCTATCCACTGCCTGATGCCACGATTGGCAACACCAATACGCTGGATGTTAGTTGTTTGCAGGGGCGTTGCACTGCCAGGGTGACTGCCGTGGGGAGCCCTGCCTCCGGGGCCTTGTCGCTGACCCTGGCGGCCGCTGTTACCAAGGATTCCCCGGGCCAGCGCATCTATTTTGCCAACCAGCAGGTACGTTATTGCGTGGTGGGCACGACCCTGACCTGGGCCAGCGCCGCCATCGGCACTGGCGCCCTCTGGAGCTCCCCGGCCCTGATGGCCGAGCATATCCGACCGACCAGCTATTTCTATCGGGATCCCGCTGCCTTCAATCAGAGCGAAGTGGGGCTAGGGATTGTGTTTGAGCAGCGCGGCGAGAGCGTCAGCTTCAACCACAAGCTGGAGGTGCTCAATGTCCCTTAAACTTGCCTCTGTCAGGTATCAGCGAGGCAGCGCCATCATGATCGCGCTCTTTGTCATCGTCATCATGGCCCTGCTGGCGGCGGCCATGGGCCGCTTCCTGGTGGACAGCGCTGAGAAGCACACTGCGGAGGTGCGCGGAGTGCGGGCCCTGATGGCGGCACAGAGTGGGCTGGAAATTGCCCTCTATCGACTCTATCCCAACGGCAAGTGGCAAGGGCAGCAATGCGCCGCCAGCACCAGTCTCAGTTTCACCGATGCGGGACTGACGGGCTGCCAGGCCATCGTCACCTGCAGCAAGGTGTCGGTGAGTGCCGCTGGCACCACCCAGACCGCCTATGACTTCAGCAGCGAGGGGCGCTGCGGTGACCCGGGAACCAACAGCGGCCCGAATCCGGACTTTGCCGTCAGCCGCACTCTGGTGGCACAAGCCTTCGATGGAGTGAACCCATGATCCGCCGCCTCTGTGCTGCCCTTGTCTTGTTGTTGGTTGGCTTGCCTGCCCAGGCTGCACTGGACTGCAACAGCATCTTCCCTGGCCCCATCCAGAGTCACGATTCGGCGGGCACCCTTTACATGCAGTCCGGTGCCCGGGTGGAGAATTACAATGGCCTGGAGGTCTGCTTCAGGCAGGTCACCGGCTATGACTACGAAATGAGCACGCAGGCCTGTGGGGCGGGCAAGTGTCAGATCACCGGTGTGGCCAGCTTGAAGCAGACCCGGCCCACTTTCCCGGGGACGACGGATTCCGCAAGCTATACGGTTGCCAACTGGACCACCCCCACCGTCGTACTGGGAACAACCCCCAATTACGGCAAGGCCGCCAGCAGCAGTCGCTGGGACCTGGGCAGTCTGACCATAGATGGTACCGTCACTTCCAATGGCTCAGGCAATGTCAGCTTTTCGGACAGTTACAGCACCTATGTCATCAAGAGCCTGACCATGCAAAACGGCGGCGTTATGACGTTGACCGCAGGCAAGACCTATATCATCGAAGGGGATCTGACCCTGACCGGGGGCAGCCTCATCAAGCTGGTCGGCAGCGGGACGACCTCGTTTTATGTCAAGGGCAGCATCGCAGCTCACAACGACTCGCAACTGCAGACAGGTTCCGGTTTCAAGGCCTATGTGGTCGGCAACATCACACTCACCGGTAGCGACCAGCTGGCAGGCACCTACTATGCGGAAGGGGATGCCACCTTCGAGAATCAGGTGGTCTTGCGTGGCCAGTTGAGTGCCAAGAACGTCAATCTGAAGGGGAACAGCAAGGTCATCTATGACGGCGGGGAGCCTCTGCTCGCCTGCTTCAACGACGACTTCTCCGCCAGTTCTCTCAGCAACAACTGGGTCGTGGCTCGCAGCAGCGGCAACTTCACGCCCTCCATCGTCAATGGTCGCCTCGGCATGACCCAGGCCAGTACCTACCAGGCCACGTCGACGACCTATCAGCGACTCTTCCCCGCTGCCAACAACCTGGTGACTATTGAGTTCGACCACTACGCCTATGGCGGCAACGGAGCGGATGGCATGGCGGTGGTGCTCTCGGACGCCAAGATAACGCCCCAGCCAGGGGCCGCGGGCGGGCCGCTGGGCTATGGCTTCACGGCGGGCAACAACGGCTTTGCCGGCGGCTGGCTCGGGGTGGGGATAGACGAGTATGGCAACTTCTCCGGCGAAGGCGGGGCGACCAACAAGGGACGGCGTAAGCAGTCCGTGGCGGTGCGGGGTTCGGGTTCGGGCACCAGCGGTTACAACTACCTCAGGGGTACCTGCAACAACGGCAGTACCAGCACCAATGGCAACTGCCTCTCGCCGACCGTGGACAGCGGCTCGGACGGCAACCGCCCCCATCGTTACCGCCTGACCGTGGATTCCCGTACCAGTGGCCAGTCTCTGGTCAAGGTGGAGCGCAACACCGGCAGCGGCTACAGCACCCTGATCGACAGTTTCAATGCGCTCAGCCAAAGCGGTCAGGCGGCGATCCCGGAGAACTTCCTGCTCTCCATGACGGGATCTACCGGTGCCGCGACCAACGCGCACCAGATAGACAACTTCCAGGTCTGCGCCCTCAACTCCAGTCCGGTGGGGAACCAGATCGATCACTTCGAGTTCGAGCACAGCGGCAACGCCCTGACCTGCAACCCCGAAACCCTGACCATACGCGCCTGTGCCAATGCCAGTTGCAGCCAGCTGGTCAATGAGCAGGTGAGCGCCACCCTGACGCCGCTTAAAAATGGCAGCAACGGCTGGGTGGCCAGCAACCAGCTGAGCTATAACGGCAACACAGCTACCGTGACCTTCAGCGGCGGCACCACCAAATTGCAGCTTCGCAACAATCTGGCGAGCGCCATGACGGTGGGGGTGAGTGGCTCGACGCCCTCCACCAAACCGCTCAGTACCACTCTCTGCCGGTCGGGCAGCGGGGCCCTGAGCGCGGCGGCCTGTACCCTCAGCTTTGCGGACAGTGGCTTCTTGTTCGATGTGCCTACCGACGTGCCGGATACCGATGCGCTGGACACCATTGCCAACAAGCCCCAACGGGTGGTGATGAAGGCGGTCCGGAAGGACAACGTGACCCAGCAGTGTGTGCCGAGTTTCGCCAGTGTGAGCAAGCCTGTCAGCTTCTGGAGCGACTATGTCAGTCCGTCGAGCAACGCCTTCGGCAGCAAGGTAACGGTCAACGGCAGCGCCATCGCCACCTCGCAGGGGGGGGCGGTGACCAGCAATCTGAGCTTCGATGCCAAGGGTGAGACCACCCTGACGGTGAATTACCCGGATGCGGGCCAGATGCGGCTCAATGCCCGCCACGATGGCAGCGGGGATACCGCAGGTCTGGTGATGACGGGCTCGGGTCTCTTTGTCAGCCGCCCGGTCGGGCTCTGCATCACTCCGACCCAGGGGGCCTGCACGGCGGGGAATGCCAGCTGCCCTGTGTTCAGGAAGACGGGGGAAGAGTTCTCGCTGACCATAGCAGCCGTGGCCTGGCAGGCCGATAACGATACCGATTTCTGCAGCGGCAACTTGACTACCCCGAACTTCGCCTTGGCCAATATTGCCCTCGGCAGCCAGCTGGTGGCCCCCAAGCCCGGAGTCGAGGCGGTGGTCAGCAAGCTGAGTTATGACCATTCCAACGCGAAAGGCAGTAACAACCTCAACACCGTCACCCAGTCGGTGAACGAGGTCGGGGTCTTCCGGATGACTGCAACGCCACCGAACTCAGGTTACTTTGGCTACACCATCCCCGCCGCCAGTAGCGTGCCGGTGGGGCGTTTCGTGCCCTGGGACTTCTACCTGATGAGCAGCACTGTCACCCCGGCCTGCGGCGGCTTTAGCTATATGAGCCAGCCGTTTGGAGTGCAAACGACGGTGCAGGCACGCAACAAGCAGGGTGGGATCACCCAGAACTACCGGGGTGATTTTGCCAAGGGAGTGATCTCTCTGGTGGCTGCGAACAATCAGGACGGGGTCGACAGATCCAACCGCCTGGATCCTCTGACGACCAGCTGGGCGAGCGGCCAGGCCAGCTTCGATGGCCAGAGCCGTTTCGTGCGCCTGCGTGAACTCACTCCGAGCCTGACCGCGCCGGAGGAGCCACTGCGGCTGCTGAGGCTGGGGCTCAAGGTAGGGGATGGTGAGGCCAGCGAGACCAGCTTCCTCGCCAACCGCGACATGAATCCGGCCGTCAGTGGTAGCTGCCAGAGCGGGGTGAATTGCACCGCCAAACAGCTCTCCATTCCGAAGGGGGCGGGCGATACCATGATCGCCTACTACGGCCGGCTGCTTGCCAGCACCCGTCAGGGGGTCGACAGCGCCCCGCTGGCGCTGCCCCTGCAAGTGCAATATTTCGAAGGGGGCCTGTGGCGAGCCAATTCGCAAGATATCTGCACCCAGATCTCCCTGGCGGGTGGCGGCATCGTCTTTACCGATGCGGATCAACGCTATGACGCCGCGACGGGGGATCTGATCCTCAAAGACGGTACCCGCATTCGCCTTGGTCTCGGCAATGTGGCACCGGGTGGCACTCAGGTCGGTTTCGACGCAGGCGAGACCCGGTTCCACTTCGCGCCGCCCAATCAGGCGGTGCGCATTCCCTATCGGATCGTGCTGGAGCAACAGCCATCCCAACCCGTCTGGTTGGCTGATCCCGCCACGACGGGTCATCTGCAGGGGGAGGCGATTTTTGGTCGGGATCGGGGCAATGATCGGATTATTTATCGCCGCGAAGTGATGCCCTGATAGGACGGGTCTGACGGGGAATGAGGCTGTTTGATATTGAGTGACGACTTATCTCCTTGTTTCTTAGTCTTTGTCGGCCTGTGCGGGTGAGTGATGACTCGCATTTTTGTCGCGCCTGATTGATTGGCGACAGTTTGAGCGCTTGCCGATTGGGGTGGGCATTGGTAAAGTTAGCCGGTTTTCTGCACCTCCAAATTCTTAGGATTTCCCGTAGCCATGTTCAAAAAGCTCAGAGGCGTCTTTTCCAACGATCTGTCGATCGACTTGGGAACTGCCAACACCCTGATCTACGTAAAAGATCAAGGGATCGTCCTTAACGAACCCTCAGTTGTCGCCATTCGCCAAGAGCGCGGGAACGCCAAATCGGTCGCTGCTGTCGGTCATGCCGCCAAGCAGATGCTGGGTCGTACCCCTGGTAACATCTCCGCCATTCGTCCGATGAAAGACGGCGTCATCGCCGATTTCTACGTGACCGAGAAGATGCTGCAGCACTTCATCAAGCAGGTTCACGACAACAACTATTTCCGTCCGAGCCCCCGTGTGCTGGTATGCGTTCCCTGCGGTTCCACCCAGGTTGAGCGTCGTGCCATCAAGGAGTCCGCACTGGGTGCCGGCGCCCGCGAGGTGTACCTGATCGACGAGCCCATGGCCGCCGCCATCGGTGCCGGCCTGCCGGTCTCCGAAGCGACCGGTTCCATGGTGGTGGACATCGGTGGTGGCACTACCGAAGTGGCCATCATCTCCCTGAACGGCGTGGTCTACTCCCAGTCCGTGCGTATCGGTGGCGACAAGTTCGACGAAGCCATCATCAGCTACGTGCGCCGCAACTATGGCAGCCTGATCGGGGAAGCCACCGCCGAGCGCATCAAGCACGAGATCGGCTCCGCCTATCCGGGCGAAGAGGTGCGCGAGATCGAAGTGCGTGGTCGCAACCTGGCAGAAGGGGTGCCGCGCAGCTTCACCCTGAACTCCAACGAGATCCTGGAAGCGCTGCAAGAGCCGCTGTCCGGTATCGTCTCCGCCGTCATGGTGGCGCTGGAGCAGTCCCCGCCCGAGCTGGCCTCCGACATCTCCGAGCGCGGCATGGTGCTGACCGGTGGTGGCGCCCTGCTCAAAGATATCGACCGTCTGCTGATGGAAGAGACCGGCATCCCGGTCGTCGTGGCTGAGGATCCGCTCACCTGTGTCGCCCGTGGCGGTGGCAAGGCGCTGGAGCTGATCGATATGCACGGTGGCGATCTGTTCCACTACGAATAAGACCCAAAGCCGGCCGAGCGCCGGCTCTTTTTTGACGACTCATGAAACCCATCTTTGGTAGAGGCCCTTCGCTTCAGTTACGGTTGTTTCTCGCCGTCATCATCTCGGTTGCTGCCATCGTCGCGGATTCCCGCTTCGGTGTGTTCACGCACGTCCGCGTCTATCTGAGCTCCCTCGTCAGTCCGCTGCAATACATTGCCAACGCGCCGGGTACCCTGCTCGACACCATGTCGACCCAGGTGCAGACCCGCTCCAGCCTGATCGAACAGACCAAGCTGCAGGAGCAACAGCTGTTTACCCTGCGTTCCCGTCTGCTCAAGCTGGATCAGCTGGAGCACGAGAACCAGCGCCTGCGTGAATTGCTGGGTTCGCCGGTTCACAAGGAGTCCCGCAAGATGGTGGCCGAGCTGCTGTCGGTGGATTCCGACCCCTTCAGCCATCAGGTGCTGATCAACAAGGGGGCGCTGGATGGCGTCTACAACGGCCAGCCGGTGATCAACGATCAGGGGGTGGTCGGCCAGGTGCTGCACGTGGGTTCCACCACCAGCCGGGTGCTGCTTATCACCGACTCCAGCCACGGTATCCCGGTGCGGGTGCTGCGCAATGACCTGCGCGCCATCGCCTCCGGCAGTGGTGAGCTGGACAAGCTGGAGCTGCGCAATCTGCCGCGCAACACCGACGTGCAGGTAGGGGATCTGCTGGTCACCTCGGGCCTCGGCGGCCGTTTCCCGGAAGGCTATCCGGTGGCAACCGTGACCCGATCCGACTATGTGGAGGGCAAACCCTTCGCCCAGATCGAGGCCAAGCCGCTGGTGGCACTGGACAGGCTGCGTTATCTGCTGCTGTTGTGGACCGACAAGAAGCCGGAAGTCCGTGACAACGAGGCGCTGGATGCACCCGCGGCAGCGTCTGCCGCATCGGCCACTTCGGCGGCGGGGGCGACCCGCTGATGCTGCAACCTGCCAGCGGCAGGATCTGGATCTGGGTCTCGATCCTGCTGGCCCTGTGCCTCTCCATCCTGCCGCTTCCTTTCCAGTTCGAGCCCTTCCGGCCGGATTGGCTCGCCATGGTGCTCATCTACTGGGCGCTGGCGTTGCCCCATCGAACCAACGTCGGCACCGCCTGGGTAGCCGGTCTGCTGCTGGATGTGCTGCTTGGCAGCACGCTCGGGGTGCGTGCCATGGCCATGGCCATCACCACCTATCTGGCGGCCTTCCAGTTCCAGAAGATCCGCAACTTCTCCCTCTGGCAACAGGCGCTGATCATCGGTCTGCTCTCCCTGGTGGGGAAGATCACCGTGTTCTGGGCCGAACACCTGTTCAGCCGCGCCAGCCTCAACTTCGCCTATTTTTGGTCGACGTTGACGACGATGCTAATATGGCCCTGGATCTTTATGGTCTTGCGCAAGGTGCGCCGTCACTTCAATATCAAGTGAATGTGAGCAAAAACAATAAATTGTAACCGTATCTCATCTCATCTAAGCGAATATGAACAAGCACAACGAACTGCAACTCTATCTCGCCTCGGGTTCTCCCCGTCGGCACGAACTGCTGACCCAGCTGGGCTACCGCTTCGAGGTACTCAGGCTGGATGTGCCCGAGCAGCGTGGCGAGGGTGAGAAACCCCAGGACTACGTCTGCCGTCTGGCCCGTGACAAGGCGATGGCTGGTGTGGCGGCGGCACCGACGGCGCTGCCCGTGCTGGGCGCTGACACCATAGTGGTGCTGGGGGAGCGGGTGCTTGAGAAGCCGTCCGATCTGCTCGATGCGAAAGACATGCTGGAGGCACTCTCCGGCCGGATCCATCAGGTGATGACGGCGGTGGCACTGGCCACCCCGGAGCGTTGCGATGTGCGGCTGGTCACCACCAATGTGGCGTTTCGCAAGCTGGATGAGGCCGAGATCGAGGCCTATTGGCGCACCGGTGAGCCCTGCGACAAGGCCGGCGCTTACGCCATTCAGGGCATCGCCGGCAAGTTTGTCAGCCGGATCGAGGGGAGCTACAGCGCCGTGGTCGGCCTGCCCCTGCTGGAGACGGATCTGCTGATCCGCCAGCAGCTCGAACAGGGTCGATAACCCGTCCAGCGACGCCTGCTGCGTTACCACTTGCGTGCATTCATGTGCCAGATGGCCAGCCAGAATTCAAAACTAGAAAGGCAAGGTAACTTATGTCAGTAGAACTGCTGGTGAACGTCACCCCCTCGGAGACCCGGGTTGCCCTGGTCGAGAACGGCCTGCTGCAGGAAGTGCATGTGGAGCGCCAGGCCAAGCGCGGCATCGTGGGCAACATCTACAAGGGCAAGATCAGCCGGGTGCTGCCCGGCATGCAGGCCGCCTTCGTCGACATCGGCATGGACAAGGCAGCCTTCTTGCACGCCTCCGATATCGTGCCCCACACCGAGTGCGTGGCGATCAAGGAGAAGGAGCAGTTCCAGGCAGGCAACATCGCCGAGCTGGTGCGCCAGGGTCAGGACATCATGGTGCAGGTGGTCAAAGATCCCCTGGGCACCAAGGGGGCCCGTCTCACCACCGACATTACCCTGCCGTCCCGTTATCTCGTCTTCATGCCGGGCAGTGCCCACGTCGGCGTCTCCCAGCGCATCGAGTCGGAAGCGGAGCGTGAGCGGTTGAAGCGCACCGTGGCCGGCTACGTG containing:
- a CDS encoding MSHA biogenesis protein MshP, which produces MIALFVIVIMALLAAAMGRFLVDSAEKHTAEVRGVRALMAAQSGLEIALYRLYPNGKWQGQQCAASTSLSFTDAGLTGCQAIVTCSKVSVSAAGTTQTAYDFSSEGRCGDPGTNSGPNPDFAVSRTLVAQAFDGVNP
- a CDS encoding prepilin-type N-terminal cleavage/methylation domain-containing protein gives rise to the protein MMEQDDGFTLIELVIVILLLGILAAFAVPKWLGKGGFETHTLRDELVARLRLVQTMNMQEGVARCTQLVVETNRFAHLTQTGSCASGSVIDNWKADEQVRGRVVKASGSISLPQGSFSFDKRSGRPLSPSACISGCNLMVSDGGESARLRIEPEGYIHALP
- a CDS encoding prepilin-type N-terminal cleavage/methylation domain-containing protein codes for the protein MPFPNARRGFTLIEFIVGIVLLAVALTGILGLLVNQAPQAVDPVQQVRAAQLAQRILSEVLEKSFDEHSDHNGGRFRCGETAGSPAVAYPACTDSASYGPDSGETRPYQFNDVDDYQTSAICAKGLARCDGGWVPANFFGARSGAGLDASEYRQFGVRIRVSGADLTKNDLPTCSGPCFTGKRVELWVRLPDRSELAFTLYRGNY
- a CDS encoding PilW family protein, with amino-acid sequence MRAARGFTLVELVMVILLLGVMATFTSQFIGIGTQIYGDASSREQLMSDARFAMERLNRELRDAVPGSVRVEDAAGGLKEQGPCLRFWPIATTSRYLGPAAITALNIVAPAKLPAKNDLAIIYPLPDATIGNTNTLDVSCLQGRCTARVTAVGSPASGALSLTLAAAVTKDSPGQRIYFANQQVRYCVVGTTLTWASAAIGTGALWSSPALMAEHIRPTSYFYRDPAAFNQSEVGLGIVFEQRGESVSFNHKLEVLNVP
- a CDS encoding type II secretion system F family protein — encoded protein: MSSFNYKGRDSQGNAVSGSLEAASEMAAAEQLMRRGVMPTELKPGRAKSASIDWSLLLEGSVKLEELVVFSRQMYALTRAGIPILRAIAGLEDSTHSKPLKRALHALGEDLGNGRPLSSAMQSHPKVFSNLFVSIIHVGENTGQLEEAFLQLANYFDLELETRKRIKTAMRYPSFVMAAIAIAMVILNIMVIPVFAGMFAKFGVELPLATRILLATSHFFVHYWWLLLAILAGAVIGWRRWVATTRGKLTWHRWQLRLPIVGTIIERSLLARFARSFSMMLKAGVPLNQALTLVADAVDNAWMADRIRDMRAGIERGESLLRTAGGSGLFTPLVMQMIAVGEETGQVDDLLHEAAEYYEREVDYDLKSLTARIEPILIGIVAVMVLVLALGIFTPMWDMMRAVRGQS
- a CDS encoding prepilin-type N-terminal cleavage/methylation domain-containing protein, with the translated sequence MKKQAGFTLIELVIVIIILGILAVTAAPKFLNLQDDARTSTLKGVEGSLNSAGAMVYSKAVIAGKDTNDSDTLDIGNGVNVGIAYGYPKATQADLENVLQLSSNDWSFGTPASSSIKIFPAGISAATATDCFVTYTQAASGSQPTSEVTACK
- a CDS encoding type II secretion system protein — its product is MAATRVISGRGPGQMAGFSLIELVIVIVILGILAVTALPRFLDVTDEAKKASVEGVSGGFATGVSLVRAQWEAEGRAKQDGLNTVLYDGSRFYLTTPTDTQVNNGELSPGYPMDTSASGNADVNPANLTAQRCLYIWEGLLQNPPKATASFDEVRGSGNDLKFYATVSSNGLDSVCRYYLVNSLSKGSDGRYQDPQGSTSEFMSFSYRPASGQVITNIN